From Nocardia sp. NBC_00416:
CTGCGCGGCCTCGGCTGCGATGTCGCGATCTCCGGTGATGTGGTGACGATCGACACCCCGGCCGAACCCAAGTACCACGCGGATTTCCCGGCGGTGACCCAGTTCCGTGCGTCGGTCTGCGTCCTCGGTCCGCTGATGGCGCGTTGCAGACGCGCGGTGGTGGCGCTGCCCGGTGGCGACGCCATCGGGTCCCGGCCCCTCGATATGCACCAGGCCGGTCTGCGGTTGCTCGGCGCGACCAGCGAGATCGAGCACGGCTGTGTGGTGGCCCGGGCGGACGAACTGCAGGGTGCGCGTATTCGGCTGGACTTCCCCTCGGTCGGCGCCACCGAGAACATCCTCATGGCCGCCGTCCTGGCGCAGGGGGAGACGGTGATCGACAATGCCGCGCGTGAGCCCGACATCGTCGACCTGTGCACCATGCTCACCCAGATGGGCGCCCGGATCCGGGGCGCCGGCACCTCGGTGCTCACGATCCACGGCGTGAAACAGCTGTCGCCGATCACGCACCGGGTGATCGGCGACCGGATCGTCGCCGCCACCTGGGGGATCGCCGCCGCCATGACGATGGGTGACGTGCGGGTGACCGGGGTCAATCCCCAGCACCTGGCGCTGGTCCTGGACAAACTGCGTTCGGCGGGTGCCCGTATCTCGTTCGAACCGGACGGGTTCCGGGTCGTTCAGCCCGATCGGCCGCGTGCGGTGAACTTCTCCACGCTGCCCTTCCCCGGCTTCCCGACGGATCTGCAGCCCATGGCCATCGGGCTGGCGGCGATCGCGGACGGCACCTCGATGATCACCGAGAACGTCTTCGAAGCGCGTTTCCGTTTCGTGGAGGAGATGATCCGGCTCGGTGCCGACGCTCGGACCGATGGGCACCACGCGGTGGTCCGTGGCATTCCACGGTTGTCCAGTGCCCCGGTCTGGTCCTCGGATATCCGGGCCGGCGCCGGTCTGGTGCTCGCCGGACTCGTCGCCGACGGGGTGACCGAGGTGCACGACGTATTCCATATCGACCGCGGGTATCCGAACTTCGTGGAGAAACTCCAGGCGCTCGGTGCCGGCGTGGAAAGGGTGGGCGTGGAGATATGAGCGTTCTCGGTAGTCCGGGCCACGGAAGTGCGCTCGAAAAAGCTACCGAGAAGTGCCCGTGACCAGGCGATTTGACATTGATCTGGATGCCACGTAACTTTATCCAAGTCAGAGCGACACGGACACCGACCAGGGGCCCGGAGCGAGGCGGAAACGCCGAGCCGGAGGGACCAGGGATAACGAGGTAGTACGAGGAGCGCCTGGCGATCACACTAGCTGGGCCGACACCCCGATTTGCAATCGGGAAATCGACTGAGCTAAGCTTTGGAAGTTGCCACACCGATCCAGTAGCGAGAAGCTGCGACGATGGTGTGTGCGTGTGTTCTTTGAGAACTCAATAGTGTGTTGATGAATGTCAGTGCCAAATATTTAATTTGGTTTCGGTTCTTCATACCCCCGTGTGGAGGCCGAACATTTAAGTCAGCTAAATTCCAGCTGGCGATTTGTTTTGCTAGGTTTTCGGACTCTAGTTTGTACTTTTGATTGCGCCTTCGGGTGTGATTGTGAGTCTTCAACGGAGAGTTTGATCCTGGCTCAGGACGAACGCTGGCGGCGTGCTTAACACATGCAAGTCGAGCGGTAAGGCCCTTCGGGGTACACGAGCGGCGAACGGGTGAGTAACACGTGGGTGATCTGCCTTGCACTCTGGGATAAGCCTGGGAAACTGGGTCTAATACCGGATATGACCTCCAACTGCATGGTTGGGGGTGGAAAGATTTATCGGTGCAAGATGAGCCCGCGGCCTATCAGCTTGTTGGTGGGGTAATGGCCTACCAAGGCGACGACGGGTAGCCGGCCTGAGAGGGCGACCGGCCACACTGGGACTGAGACACGGCCCAGACTCCTACGGGAGGCAGCAGTGGGGAATATTGCACAATGGGCGGAAGCCTGATGCAGCGACGCCGCGTGAGGGATGACGGCCTTCGGGTTGTAAACCTCTTTCGACTCCGACGAAGCGAAAGTGACGGTAGGAGTATAAGAAGCACCGGCCAACTACGTGCCAGCAGCCGCGGTAATACGTAGGGTGCGAGCGTTGTCCGGAATTACTGGGCGTAAAGAGCTTGTAGGCGGTCTGTCGCGTCTTCTGTGAAAACTTGGGGCTCAACCTTAAGCTTGCAGG
This genomic window contains:
- the murA gene encoding UDP-N-acetylglucosamine 1-carboxyvinyltransferase, with amino-acid sequence MERFLVTGGKRLVGEVSVGGAKNSVLKLMAAALLTEGTTTITNCPDILDVPLMAEVLRGLGCDVAISGDVVTIDTPAEPKYHADFPAVTQFRASVCVLGPLMARCRRAVVALPGGDAIGSRPLDMHQAGLRLLGATSEIEHGCVVARADELQGARIRLDFPSVGATENILMAAVLAQGETVIDNAAREPDIVDLCTMLTQMGARIRGAGTSVLTIHGVKQLSPITHRVIGDRIVAATWGIAAAMTMGDVRVTGVNPQHLALVLDKLRSAGARISFEPDGFRVVQPDRPRAVNFSTLPFPGFPTDLQPMAIGLAAIADGTSMITENVFEARFRFVEEMIRLGADARTDGHHAVVRGIPRLSSAPVWSSDIRAGAGLVLAGLVADGVTEVHDVFHIDRGYPNFVEKLQALGAGVERVGVEI